Proteins from a single region of Pseudomonas quebecensis:
- a CDS encoding LysE family translocator: MYLAEFLTVALIHLLAVASPGPDFAVVVRESVTHGRRAGTWTALGVGSAIFLHVGYSLLGIGLIVSQSIVLFNALKWAAAAYLLYIGFKALRAQPAKPAAEGELHREAGERTPRGAFTAGFVTNGLNPKATLFFLSLFTVVINPHTPLAVQAGYGVYLAVATALWFCLVAMLFSQQRVRAGFARMGHWFDRTMGAVLIAIGVKLAFTSMK, translated from the coding sequence ATGTACCTCGCCGAGTTCTTGACCGTTGCCTTGATTCACTTGTTGGCCGTGGCCAGCCCCGGCCCGGACTTCGCCGTGGTGGTGCGCGAGAGCGTGACCCACGGTCGCCGCGCCGGCACCTGGACGGCCCTGGGCGTGGGCTCGGCGATTTTCCTGCATGTGGGTTATTCGTTGCTGGGGATCGGTCTGATCGTGTCTCAGTCCATCGTGCTGTTCAACGCGCTCAAGTGGGCCGCGGCTGCCTACCTGCTGTACATCGGCTTCAAGGCCCTGCGCGCGCAACCGGCCAAACCCGCCGCCGAGGGCGAACTGCACCGCGAAGCGGGCGAGCGCACCCCGCGCGGCGCCTTCACCGCCGGTTTCGTGACCAATGGCTTGAACCCCAAGGCCACGTTGTTCTTTCTCTCGTTGTTCACCGTGGTGATCAATCCGCACACGCCGTTGGCGGTGCAGGCCGGCTATGGCGTGTACCTGGCGGTGGCGACGGCGCTTTGGTTCTGCCTGGTGGCGATGCTGTTCAGCCAGCAACGCGTTCGCGCCGGCTTCGCGCGCATGGGCCATTGGTTCGATCGGACCATGGGCGCTGTGCTGATTGCCATTGGTGTGAAGCTGGCGTTTACCAGCATGAAATAA
- a CDS encoding 2-hydroxyacid dehydrogenase → MTNNRRAVFLDHPSLDLGDLDLSHLRNSFSELQLFSDTTPHNLLERLQGAQVVISNKIALTAPTLAACPELKLILVSATGTNNVDLQAARAHGITVSNCQGYGTPSVAQHTLMLLLNLATRLKDYQQDVAAGKWQEAKQFCLLDHPIIELQGKTLGLLGHGELGSAVARLAEAFGMRVVLGAIPGRPARADRVPLDELLTQVDALTLHCPLNEHTRDLIGARELALLKPGALVVNTARGGLINEQALADALRSGHLGGAATDVLSVEPPVDGNPLLAGDIPRLIVTPHNAWGSREARQRIVGQLAENARGFFSGAPLRVVS, encoded by the coding sequence ATGACGAACAATCGCCGCGCCGTCTTCCTTGATCACCCGTCCCTCGACCTTGGAGATCTCGACCTCAGCCACTTGCGAAACAGCTTCAGTGAGTTGCAGCTGTTTTCGGACACAACGCCGCACAATCTGCTGGAGCGCCTGCAGGGTGCCCAGGTAGTCATCAGCAACAAGATCGCGCTCACCGCACCGACACTGGCGGCCTGTCCCGAACTCAAGCTGATTCTGGTATCGGCCACCGGCACCAACAACGTCGACCTCCAAGCCGCCCGCGCCCATGGCATCACCGTAAGCAACTGCCAGGGCTATGGCACACCGTCGGTGGCGCAGCACACGCTGATGCTGCTGCTTAACCTGGCGACGCGGTTGAAGGACTACCAGCAGGATGTGGCCGCCGGCAAATGGCAGGAGGCCAAGCAGTTCTGCCTGCTGGACCATCCGATCATCGAACTGCAAGGCAAAACCCTCGGCCTGCTGGGGCACGGCGAACTGGGCAGCGCCGTGGCGCGCCTGGCCGAGGCCTTTGGCATGCGCGTGGTGCTGGGCGCGATTCCAGGGCGCCCTGCACGCGCCGATCGCGTGCCGCTGGATGAGCTGTTGACACAGGTCGACGCGCTGACCCTGCACTGCCCGCTCAACGAGCACACCCGCGACTTGATCGGCGCCCGCGAATTGGCGCTGCTCAAACCCGGCGCACTGGTGGTCAACACCGCGCGTGGCGGCTTGATCAACGAACAGGCCCTGGCCGACGCGTTGCGCAGCGGGCACCTGGGCGGTGCGGCTACCGACGTATTGAGCGTGGAGCCGCCGGTCGATGGCAATCCGCTGTTGGCCGGCGATATCCCGCGCTTGATCGTCACCCCGCATAACGCCTGGGGCAGCCGCGAAGCGCGCCAGCGTATCGTCGGCCAACTGGCGGAAAACGCGCGGGGCTTTTTCAGCGGCGCCCCGCTGCGGGTTGTGAGTTGA
- a CDS encoding class I SAM-dependent methyltransferase yields MDPRSEVLLRQAELFQGNLLLVGLPADDLLGRLPNAHGWCWHAGDQAALDARFPQRSQFGVNAPERGFDAAVIFLPKSKDLTDYLLKAVAARLPGAELFLVGEKKAGIESAAKQMIALGKPRKLDNARHCQLWQVTVANAPQAVALESLAQTFDVPLAEGPLKVVSLPGVFSHGRLDRGTELLLAHLDKLPSGHLLDFGCGAGVLGAAIKRRYPHNTVTLLDVDAFAAASSRLTLAANGLEAEVLTGDGIDAAPMGLNAILSNPPFHVGVHTDYFATENLLRKAAKHLAKGGELRLVANSFLKYQPLIEEHLGVCAIKAEGNGFRIYRAKRG; encoded by the coding sequence ATGGATCCGCGCAGTGAAGTACTGCTTCGCCAGGCCGAACTTTTTCAGGGCAACCTGCTGCTGGTGGGCCTGCCCGCCGACGACCTGCTGGGGCGCCTGCCCAATGCCCACGGTTGGTGCTGGCATGCCGGCGACCAGGCGGCGCTCGACGCGCGCTTCCCGCAGCGCAGCCAGTTTGGGGTGAATGCGCCGGAGCGCGGGTTCGATGCGGCGGTGATTTTCCTGCCCAAGTCCAAGGACCTCACCGACTACCTGCTCAAGGCCGTGGCTGCGCGCCTGCCCGGCGCCGAACTGTTTCTGGTGGGTGAGAAAAAAGCCGGCATCGAAAGTGCCGCCAAGCAGATGATTGCCTTGGGCAAACCGCGCAAGCTCGACAACGCGCGACATTGCCAATTGTGGCAAGTCACCGTGGCCAATGCCCCGCAGGCGGTGGCATTGGAGAGCCTGGCACAGACGTTCGACGTACCGCTGGCCGAAGGGCCGTTGAAGGTGGTGAGCCTGCCGGGCGTGTTCAGCCACGGCCGCCTGGATCGCGGCACCGAGTTGTTGCTGGCGCATCTGGATAAATTGCCGAGCGGTCATCTGCTGGACTTTGGCTGTGGGGCTGGCGTACTGGGGGCCGCAATCAAACGCCGCTATCCGCATAACACTGTCACTCTGCTCGACGTGGATGCTTTCGCCGCCGCCAGCAGCCGCCTGACCCTGGCCGCCAACGGCCTGGAAGCCGAGGTGCTGACCGGCGATGGCATCGACGCCGCGCCGATGGGGCTGAATGCGATCCTGAGCAACCCGCCATTCCATGTGGGCGTGCATACCGATTATTTCGCTACCGAGAATTTGCTGCGAAAAGCAGCGAAACACCTGGCAAAAGGTGGCGAACTTCGGCTGGTGGCTAACAGTTTCCTGAAGTACCAGCCACTGATCGAAGAACATCTGGGCGTATGCGCAATCAAGGCCGAGGGCAATGGATTTCGCATCTATCGCGCCAAGCGCGGTTGA
- a CDS encoding TMEM165/GDT1 family protein, with translation MLDSLLVPTAIVALAEIGDKTQLLALILAARFRKPWPIIAGIVAATLANHAAAGAVGAWFGSFFSDAVLHWILAASFCATALWTLVPDKLDDDEASTSRKFGPFVTTLIAFFLAEIGDKTQIATVMLAAQYPELWLVIIGTTLGMLIANVPVVLAGNFAAEKLPLTLIRRLAASAFFILAIVAVYKAMQSSGWI, from the coding sequence ATGCTGGATTCATTGCTCGTCCCCACCGCAATCGTTGCCCTGGCCGAAATCGGCGACAAGACGCAACTGCTCGCGCTCATCCTGGCCGCTCGCTTTCGCAAACCCTGGCCGATCATCGCCGGCATCGTCGCCGCCACCCTGGCCAACCACGCAGCCGCAGGTGCCGTGGGCGCCTGGTTCGGCAGTTTCTTCTCGGACGCGGTGCTGCATTGGATCCTCGCGGCCAGCTTCTGCGCCACCGCGCTATGGACCCTGGTGCCGGACAAACTCGACGATGACGAAGCCAGCACTTCCCGCAAGTTCGGGCCTTTCGTGACCACGCTGATTGCGTTCTTCCTGGCTGAAATCGGCGACAAGACCCAGATCGCCACCGTGATGCTCGCCGCGCAATACCCGGAGCTGTGGCTGGTAATTATCGGTACTACCCTGGGCATGCTGATTGCCAACGTGCCGGTGGTGCTGGCGGGGAATTTTGCCGCAGAGAAACTGCCGCTGACCTTGATTCGCCGACTCGCCGCCTCGGCATTTTTCATCCTGGCGATCGTGGCGGTGTACAAGGCCATGCAGAGCAGCGGCTGGATCTAG
- a CDS encoding M48 family metallopeptidase, with amino-acid sequence MKKSLAVSVMAAAVLLAGCQSVNTTSGGAVGVERKQYMFSMLSSQEVDQMYAQSYQQTLGEASSKGQLDKTSANAKRVQAIAKRLIAQAPTFRPDAAQWNWEVNLIKSDEMNANCGPGGKIFVYSALIDNLKLSDDELAAVMGHEIAHALREHGREAMSKAYGIEMAKQGAGALFGLGQDSLALADTVANYGMTLPNSRSNENEADLIGLELAARAGYNPNAAITLWNKMAKASEGAPPEFMSTHPASDSRIASLQAAIPKVMPLYQQAKKS; translated from the coding sequence ATGAAGAAATCACTGGCGGTCAGTGTAATGGCGGCAGCGGTCCTGCTGGCCGGGTGTCAATCGGTCAACACCACCAGCGGCGGCGCCGTCGGCGTTGAGCGCAAGCAGTACATGTTCAGCATGCTGTCGAGCCAGGAAGTCGACCAGATGTATGCCCAGTCCTACCAGCAGACCCTGGGCGAAGCCAGCAGCAAGGGCCAGTTGGACAAGACCAGCGCCAACGCCAAGCGCGTGCAGGCCATCGCCAAGCGTCTGATCGCCCAGGCGCCTACTTTCCGCCCGGATGCGGCGCAGTGGAACTGGGAAGTGAACCTGATCAAGAGCGACGAGATGAACGCCAACTGCGGGCCTGGCGGCAAGATCTTCGTATACAGCGCGCTGATCGACAATCTCAAGCTTAGCGATGACGAACTGGCGGCGGTAATGGGCCATGAGATCGCCCACGCCCTGCGCGAGCATGGCCGCGAAGCCATGTCCAAGGCCTACGGCATCGAAATGGCCAAGCAAGGCGCCGGCGCGCTGTTCGGCCTGGGGCAGGACAGCCTGGCACTGGCAGACACCGTGGCCAACTACGGCATGACCTTGCCCAACAGCCGCAGTAACGAAAACGAAGCGGACCTGATTGGCCTGGAGCTGGCCGCTCGCGCCGGCTACAACCCGAACGCCGCGATCACGCTGTGGAACAAGATGGCCAAGGCGTCCGAAGGCGCTCCGCCGGAGTTCATGAGCACTCACCCGGCCTCTGACAGCCGCATCGCCTCGCTGCAGGCAGCCATTCCCAAGGTCATGCCGCTCTACCAGCAGGCTAAGAAGTCCTAA
- a CDS encoding methyl-accepting chemotaxis protein, with protein sequence MVEIDQVATAVHEMTATAQDVARNATQAAQAASHADQAASQGMRIVRDTSASIGVLAEEIGKAVAVVQTLAKDSENINAILTAIRGIAEQTNLLALNAAIEAARAGEQGRGFAVVADEVRNLAQKTQQATEEIQSMIQQLQQGTREVVRVMEDSQNRTDESVQHAAKAAEALETITQAVSVINDMNTQIASAAEEQSAVAEDINRNVINIGQVANEVAGGADESSAASADLTKLAEQQRRLINQFKV encoded by the coding sequence ATGGTGGAAATCGACCAGGTCGCCACCGCCGTGCACGAGATGACCGCCACTGCGCAGGATGTTGCGCGCAACGCCACCCAGGCCGCGCAAGCCGCCAGCCACGCCGACCAGGCCGCCAGCCAGGGCATGCGCATTGTGCGCGACACCTCGGCGTCCATCGGCGTACTGGCCGAGGAAATCGGCAAGGCCGTGGCGGTGGTGCAAACGCTGGCCAAGGACAGCGAAAACATCAATGCCATCCTTACCGCCATTCGCGGGATTGCCGAACAGACCAACCTGCTGGCGCTGAACGCCGCCATCGAAGCCGCACGGGCGGGCGAGCAAGGCCGAGGCTTCGCGGTGGTCGCCGACGAGGTGCGCAACCTGGCGCAGAAAACCCAACAGGCCACCGAAGAAATCCAGAGCATGATCCAGCAGTTGCAACAGGGCACGCGGGAAGTGGTGCGGGTGATGGAGGACAGTCAGAACCGCACCGACGAAAGCGTGCAACACGCGGCCAAGGCGGCCGAAGCGCTGGAGACCATTACCCAGGCTGTGTCGGTGATCAACGACATGAACACTCAGATCGCCAGTGCGGCCGAGGAGCAGAGCGCGGTAGCCGAGGACATCAATCGCAACGTGATCAATATCGGCCAGGTGGCCAATGAAGTGGCGGGCGGCGCGGACGAATCCAGCGCGGCCAGCGCGGACTTGACCAAACTGGCGGAGCAGCAGCGGCGGTTGATCAATCAGTTCAAGGTGTAG